A genomic region of Mycobacterium senriense contains the following coding sequences:
- a CDS encoding proline iminopeptidase-family hydrolase, with product MVAVPGGNVWFKRTGGGAGRPLLVIHGGPGLPHNYLRALGRLGTEREVIFWDQLGCGNSKCPPNRELWTMERSVAEVDAVVRALGLDRFHLFGNSWGGMLAQQYVLDAAPAGAASLTISNSIASIPEFAKMVARLKSELDPATHAAIDRHEAAGSTHAPEYQAAIRTWNETYLCRVRPWPQELEDAFRNIGAEVFETMFGPSDFHIVGTIRDWDVLDRLSEIAVPTLVLAGRYDECVPEHMREMHQRIPGSRFELFEASAHMPFIEEPDKFDTVMRGFLRRHDA from the coding sequence ATGGTCGCGGTCCCGGGCGGCAACGTGTGGTTCAAGCGGACCGGTGGCGGCGCGGGTCGTCCGCTGCTCGTCATTCACGGCGGGCCGGGTCTGCCGCACAACTACTTGCGCGCACTGGGGCGGTTGGGCACGGAGCGCGAGGTCATCTTCTGGGATCAGCTCGGTTGCGGAAACTCCAAATGCCCACCCAACCGCGAGCTTTGGACGATGGAGCGCTCGGTGGCCGAGGTGGACGCCGTGGTGCGAGCCCTGGGTCTGGACCGCTTCCACCTGTTCGGCAACTCCTGGGGCGGGATGTTGGCCCAGCAGTATGTGCTCGACGCGGCGCCCGCCGGCGCCGCGAGCCTGACCATTTCCAACAGCATCGCGTCCATTCCGGAGTTCGCGAAGATGGTGGCGCGCTTGAAGTCCGAGCTGGACCCCGCCACCCATGCTGCCATCGATCGGCATGAGGCCGCCGGCAGCACACACGCGCCCGAGTATCAGGCCGCCATCCGGACCTGGAATGAGACCTACCTCTGCCGGGTACGCCCGTGGCCGCAAGAGCTCGAGGATGCGTTCCGGAACATTGGCGCCGAAGTCTTCGAGACCATGTTCGGCCCCAGCGACTTTCACATCGTGGGGACGATCCGGGACTGGGACGTGCTCGACCGGCTCAGCGAAATCGCGGTTCCGACACTGGTACTCGCGGGCCGATACGACGAATGCGTGCCCGAACACATGCGGGAAATGCACCAGCGGATACCGGGCTCACGGTTCGAGCTGTTCGAAGCCAGCGCGCACATGCCCTTCATCGAAGAGCCGGACAAGTTCGATACGGTGATGCGCGGCTTCCTGCGCCGGCATGATGCCTGA
- a CDS encoding response regulator, which yields MVGAATPETVRVVVGDDHPLFREGVVRALSSSSSVNVVGEAEDGSAALELIKSHLPDVALLDYRMPGMDGAQVAAAVRTQGLATRVLLISAHDESAIVYQALQQGAAGFVLKDSTRSEIVKAVLDCAQGHDVVAPTLVGGLAAEIRQRAEPSAPVLSAREREVLNRIARGQSIPAMAGELFVAPSTVKTHVQRLYEKLGVSDRAAAVAEAMRQGLLS from the coding sequence ATGGTCGGCGCTGCTACCCCCGAAACTGTGCGGGTGGTTGTCGGAGACGATCACCCTCTTTTTCGCGAGGGCGTGGTGCGCGCGCTTTCGTCGAGCAGTTCGGTGAACGTCGTGGGTGAGGCGGAAGACGGTTCCGCGGCACTGGAATTGATCAAGTCGCACCTGCCCGACGTCGCGCTGCTCGACTACCGGATGCCCGGCATGGACGGCGCCCAGGTGGCGGCGGCGGTGCGAACGCAGGGATTGGCCACCCGGGTATTGCTGATCTCGGCGCACGACGAGTCGGCGATCGTGTACCAGGCGCTGCAGCAGGGCGCGGCCGGGTTCGTGCTGAAGGACTCGACGCGCAGCGAGATCGTCAAGGCCGTACTCGACTGCGCACAGGGGCACGACGTGGTGGCGCCCACGCTCGTCGGCGGCCTTGCCGCGGAGATCCGGCAGCGTGCGGAACCGTCGGCACCGGTGTTGAGTGCCCGCGAACGCGAGGTGCTCAACAGGATCGCCCGCGGTCAAAGCATTCCTGCGATGGCGGGTGAGCTCTTTGTGGCCCCGTCGACGGTGAAAACGCACGTGCAACGCCTCTACGAGAAGCTCGGCGTCAGCGATCGTGCCGCCGCGGTCGCCGAGGCCATGCGGCAGGGTCTGCTCAGCTAG
- a CDS encoding phenolic acid decarboxylase — translation MTTVTNPIPPQDLSGIVGYRFIYTYANGWQYEMYVKNAATIDYRIHSGHVGGRWVKGQEVNLVQLDDDSFKISWTEPTGTCVAVNVLPAKRRIHGVIFFPQWIRMHGERTVCFQNDHLDEMRAYRDRGPTYPIYEVPEFACITLFEYVGTDDETVIDTGPEHLPPGWSNRTS, via the coding sequence ATGACCACAGTCACGAATCCGATCCCGCCGCAAGATCTTTCGGGAATTGTCGGATATCGCTTCATTTATACCTACGCCAACGGGTGGCAGTACGAAATGTACGTCAAGAACGCCGCCACCATCGACTACCGCATCCACTCCGGACATGTCGGAGGCCGCTGGGTCAAAGGCCAGGAGGTCAACCTCGTCCAACTCGACGACGACAGTTTCAAAATTTCCTGGACCGAACCCACCGGCACCTGCGTGGCTGTCAACGTCCTGCCCGCCAAACGCCGCATCCACGGCGTCATCTTCTTTCCACAGTGGATCCGCATGCACGGTGAACGCACTGTCTGCTTCCAGAACGACCACCTGGATGAGATGCGGGCCTACCGTGATCGGGGACCGACCTACCCCATCTACGAAGTCCCGGAATTCGCCTGCATCACCTTGTTCGAATACGTCGGAACTGACGACGAGACCGTCATCGACACCGGCCCCGAACATCTCCCGCCGGGATGGTCGAACCGCACCAGCTAG
- a CDS encoding cation transporter: MDDIGHDGMSVHGYVRLTPMSHLDEAARRSLLRRGFALEYATLSWNVVGIVILASAAIEAESVALAGFGLDSLIEIGASLVVIWELSGTGAARRRKALLLIGAAFGALGVYLMVQSTMVLVAGFHPEPSPIGIAWTTVTAATMFALAAGKARTGAALSNPVLTTEGRVTLIDGLLAAAVLLGLLLNSIAGWWWADPLAGYVLVFYALREVKEIFFTDSE, translated from the coding sequence ATGGACGATATCGGCCATGATGGTATGTCGGTACACGGATATGTGAGACTGACTCCGATGAGCCACCTGGACGAGGCCGCACGCCGCTCTCTGCTGCGGCGCGGATTTGCCCTGGAATACGCCACCCTGTCTTGGAACGTGGTCGGCATCGTTATCCTCGCGTCGGCCGCCATCGAGGCCGAATCGGTGGCGCTGGCCGGGTTTGGTTTGGACTCGCTGATCGAGATCGGCGCCTCGTTGGTGGTGATCTGGGAGCTCTCCGGAACCGGAGCAGCCCGTCGACGAAAAGCGTTGCTGCTCATCGGCGCCGCCTTCGGAGCGCTAGGTGTGTACCTGATGGTGCAATCAACGATGGTCCTCGTTGCCGGCTTTCATCCCGAGCCCTCGCCGATTGGCATCGCGTGGACGACGGTCACCGCGGCGACGATGTTCGCTCTTGCAGCCGGCAAGGCGCGAACCGGTGCCGCCCTGAGCAACCCCGTGCTCACCACTGAAGGCCGCGTCACCCTCATCGACGGCCTGCTGGCCGCCGCCGTGCTACTCGGCCTGCTGCTGAACAGCATCGCCGGCTGGTGGTGGGCGGACCCGCTGGCCGGCTACGTGCTCGTGTTCTACGCTCTGCGTGAGGTCAAAGAAATCTTCTTCACCGATAGTGAGTGA
- a CDS encoding 2Fe-2S iron-sulfur cluster-binding protein, with product MTVTRIIEETRRVADPATNGASAGTVTIHLDRKKVSVPKVPGETLLETARRAGLEPPFSCEAGNCGTCMAKLEEGRATMRVNDALEEDEVAEGYILTCQGVPDTDSVTVRYE from the coding sequence GTGACGGTCACCCGGATCATCGAGGAGACCCGACGGGTGGCAGATCCGGCGACAAACGGCGCCAGCGCCGGCACGGTGACGATTCATCTCGACCGCAAGAAGGTCTCGGTGCCCAAAGTGCCGGGCGAGACTTTGCTGGAGACCGCGCGGCGGGCCGGGCTGGAACCTCCGTTCAGCTGCGAGGCCGGCAACTGCGGTACCTGCATGGCCAAGCTCGAAGAGGGCCGTGCCACCATGCGGGTCAACGACGCTCTCGAAGAGGATGAGGTCGCCGAGGGTTACATTCTGACGTGCCAGGGCGTTCCGGATACGGACTCGGTCACGGTGCGCTACGAGTAG
- a CDS encoding thiolase family protein: MPEAVIVSALRTPIGTARKGTLRDTSAFDLAQHVVTEAARDLDPAQVDDVILGEGLYGGGVIARHAAITAGLSHVPGLANNRHCAAGQAAVQSAAASVRAGMDELIIAGGVNAASTSPRSRIEVDGEWIDWFPPTHPDRPDAPNMDMSITVGWNAAVKAGVSREEMDAWALRSHRNAIAAIDEGRFKEEIVAIETPHGLFSVDEHPRRDTTMEKLAALKPLHPEIEGFSITAGNACGANDGAAALVIASDRLGMPALATIRSWASVGVDPAITGLAPVEAIPKALERAGLSTSDVDLFEINEAFAAMCVATVKLLELDPDKVNVSGSGCSLGHPVAATGARMLVTLVHELRRRGGGIGVAAMCAGGGMGSATVIEVPAP, encoded by the coding sequence GTGCCTGAAGCCGTCATCGTGTCCGCCCTGCGCACCCCCATCGGGACCGCCCGAAAGGGCACACTGCGCGATACCAGCGCGTTCGATCTGGCGCAGCACGTGGTGACCGAAGCGGCCAGAGATCTCGACCCCGCGCAGGTCGACGATGTGATCCTGGGTGAGGGCCTCTACGGCGGCGGCGTGATCGCTCGCCACGCGGCCATCACCGCCGGGCTGTCCCACGTGCCCGGCTTGGCCAACAACCGGCATTGTGCGGCGGGGCAGGCGGCGGTGCAGAGCGCGGCGGCAAGCGTGCGCGCCGGGATGGACGAACTGATCATCGCCGGTGGCGTCAATGCGGCGTCGACGTCGCCGCGTTCGCGCATCGAGGTGGACGGCGAGTGGATCGACTGGTTCCCGCCGACCCACCCGGACCGGCCCGACGCGCCCAACATGGACATGTCGATCACCGTGGGCTGGAACGCCGCGGTCAAGGCCGGCGTGAGTCGCGAGGAGATGGACGCCTGGGCGCTGCGGTCACACCGCAATGCCATCGCCGCCATCGACGAGGGCCGCTTCAAGGAGGAGATCGTCGCGATCGAGACGCCGCACGGCCTGTTCTCGGTCGACGAGCACCCGCGCCGCGACACCACCATGGAGAAGCTGGCCGCACTCAAGCCGCTGCACCCCGAAATCGAGGGCTTTTCGATCACCGCCGGCAACGCGTGCGGCGCCAACGACGGTGCTGCTGCGCTCGTCATCGCCAGCGACCGGCTCGGCATGCCTGCGCTGGCCACCATCCGGTCCTGGGCATCCGTCGGCGTCGACCCGGCGATCACCGGTCTGGCGCCGGTGGAGGCGATACCGAAAGCCCTTGAGCGGGCCGGACTTTCGACCTCCGACGTCGATCTCTTCGAGATCAACGAAGCCTTCGCCGCGATGTGTGTGGCCACCGTCAAACTGCTCGAGCTCGACCCCGACAAGGTCAACGTCAGCGGCAGTGGCTGCTCGCTGGGGCACCCCGTCGCGGCGACCGGAGCCCGGATGCTGGTCACCCTGGTGCACGAATTGCGCCGCCGCGGCGGTGGCATCGGCGTCGCGGCGATGTGCGCGGGCGGTGGAATGGGCTCGGCGACCGTGATCGAGGTCCCGGCTCCATAA
- the meaB gene encoding methylmalonyl Co-A mutase-associated GTPase MeaB codes for MIIADLVARARNGSPRAAGRLLSLVEGDQRDEVLENIGPAPQSMGPVVGITGPPGAGKSTTVAALVAAYRERGNRVAVLAVDPSSPFSGGALLGDRIRMAAHINDSDVLIRSVATRGHLGGLAAAVPAAIRLLGAIGYDVVLLETVGVGQSEIEIAAVADPTVVILNPGAGDAVQAAKAGVLEVADIVAVNKADRDGAEQTVRDLRAETSAPIVSLIAARGEGIEDLMTAIEDHRRTDSRARRLARARAQILSLAQTRLRTQPDLDRLAQAVVDGDQDPYTAADQLLSPGSPGSD; via the coding sequence ATGATCATCGCCGACCTGGTTGCCCGCGCGCGCAATGGATCTCCCCGGGCGGCCGGTCGGCTGCTCAGCCTGGTCGAGGGCGACCAGCGCGACGAGGTTCTGGAGAATATCGGTCCCGCACCGCAGAGCATGGGGCCGGTCGTCGGCATCACCGGGCCGCCGGGCGCGGGAAAATCGACGACGGTAGCCGCACTGGTCGCCGCCTACCGCGAGCGCGGCAACCGGGTGGCAGTGCTGGCGGTGGACCCGTCGTCCCCGTTCAGTGGCGGAGCCCTGCTGGGCGACCGAATTCGAATGGCCGCGCATATCAACGACTCCGACGTACTCATCCGTTCGGTGGCCACCCGTGGGCACCTGGGCGGCCTGGCCGCCGCGGTGCCGGCGGCCATCCGGCTGCTGGGCGCGATCGGTTATGACGTGGTCCTGCTGGAGACGGTGGGGGTGGGGCAATCCGAGATCGAAATTGCCGCCGTCGCCGATCCGACCGTCGTCATCCTCAATCCCGGTGCGGGCGACGCGGTTCAGGCCGCCAAGGCGGGTGTGCTGGAAGTCGCCGACATCGTGGCGGTCAACAAGGCGGACCGGGACGGCGCCGAACAGACGGTTCGGGATCTTCGGGCCGAAACCAGCGCGCCCATCGTTTCGCTGATCGCTGCCCGGGGTGAGGGCATCGAAGACCTGATGACCGCCATCGAGGACCACCGCCGAACCGACAGTCGCGCCCGCCGACTGGCCCGCGCCCGAGCGCAGATCCTGTCGCTGGCGCAAACCCGGCTGCGGACCCAGCCCGATCTGGACCGGTTGGCCCAGGCGGTCGTCGATGGCGATCAGGACCCGTACACGGCCGCTGATCAGCTGCTCTCACCTGGGTCGCCCGGATCGGACTGA
- a CDS encoding acyl-CoA dehydrogenase family protein yields the protein MDFRDSPDEAAFRERLRTWLAAHAKEFSGSGDEYWVRMADWHRALYENGFFGLSWPRDWGGQDLAPVYDVIVDEELVRAGAPPRPSVGYLVYGIGAHASDELRKRFLPGIINGTERWCQGFSEPGAGSDLASLTTTARLEGDNYVVNGHKIWTSYSDVADRCLLLARTDPDAKRHRGLSAFVLDMKQPGVQQRPLQMINGVTNEFGQVFFDDATVPADRMVGAPGDGWAVAMTVVGHEREPSTLGYAARYGKLVRELLSRNDGEVPEELAWAAVQSDMLTHHVRRRLSEQLDGVSHGSEGSLDKLLMTWVEQSVGHAALAVAGTRDPDLLSAYLYSRAQSVMGGTSQIQKNIIASRILGLGV from the coding sequence TTGGACTTTCGTGACTCACCCGATGAAGCCGCCTTCCGGGAGCGGTTGCGCACGTGGCTTGCCGCACACGCCAAGGAGTTCTCGGGCTCGGGCGACGAATACTGGGTGCGCATGGCCGACTGGCACCGTGCCTTGTACGAGAACGGCTTTTTCGGCCTGTCCTGGCCCCGCGACTGGGGCGGCCAGGACCTCGCGCCGGTCTACGACGTCATCGTCGACGAGGAACTGGTGCGTGCCGGTGCGCCGCCGCGCCCCAGCGTCGGCTATCTGGTGTACGGCATCGGCGCCCACGCCAGCGACGAACTCCGAAAGCGCTTCCTGCCCGGCATCATCAACGGCACCGAGCGCTGGTGCCAGGGCTTCAGTGAACCGGGTGCCGGCTCGGACCTGGCGTCGCTGACCACCACCGCTCGCCTCGAGGGCGACAACTATGTGGTGAACGGGCACAAGATCTGGACCAGCTATTCCGATGTGGCGGACCGGTGTTTGTTGCTGGCGCGCACCGACCCCGATGCCAAGCGCCACCGCGGCCTGTCCGCTTTCGTTCTGGACATGAAACAGCCTGGCGTGCAACAGCGCCCGCTGCAGATGATCAACGGGGTCACCAATGAATTCGGTCAGGTGTTCTTCGACGATGCGACGGTGCCGGCGGACCGGATGGTCGGCGCTCCCGGTGACGGCTGGGCCGTGGCCATGACGGTCGTCGGGCACGAACGCGAGCCGTCCACGCTCGGCTATGCGGCGCGCTACGGCAAGCTCGTCCGAGAGTTGTTGTCGCGCAACGACGGTGAGGTTCCTGAGGAGCTGGCGTGGGCGGCGGTTCAGTCGGACATGCTGACCCATCACGTCCGGCGGCGGCTCTCCGAACAGCTCGACGGGGTATCGCACGGCTCGGAAGGCTCGCTGGACAAGCTGCTGATGACCTGGGTCGAACAATCCGTAGGGCATGCGGCCCTTGCCGTCGCGGGCACCCGCGATCCCGATCTGCTGAGCGCCTACCTGTACAGCCGGGCGCAGAGCGTCATGGGCGGGACGTCGCAAATTCAAAAGAACATCATCGCTTCACGAATCTTGGGATTGGGAGTCTGA
- a CDS encoding class I adenylate-forming enzyme family protein, translating into MTEPAALVFEERRFSAPELDALADGWAATLAKDGVTAGQRVAVMASNRPEFLAAVLAIWRLAATAVLISPAWKRDEVDHALSLTNPEHAVGDQPVLAGLMPMLHMDEPVAPAEPTAGAPPPASDAALVFSSGTTGLPKAVRHTHASLDEAVRHWRQALQLTHRDRIQVATPPSHILGLLNLLTALKAGACVRLHPRFDIERVLRHIESDRITVEMAVAPIALAIASHPDLESYDLSSLRYIMWGATPVNVHVAQTVTRRSGVGWLPAYGTTELPVVACNPIDGPRLDTVGRAVPGVDVRVVSLETGEPVGAGEVGEIQARSASLMAGYLPGEATSEAVRDGWYRTGDVGWLDTGGWLRITDRLKEMIKVRGFQVAPAEIETVLHGHPAVKDCAVFGIPDGLNGEAVVAAIAASETVDTAAVATELTARVDERLASYKHLSRVVFVPDIPRLPSGKVLRRVLKERYGCTSDS; encoded by the coding sequence GTGACCGAGCCGGCGGCGCTCGTGTTCGAGGAACGGCGATTTAGCGCGCCCGAACTCGACGCGTTGGCCGACGGATGGGCCGCGACTCTGGCAAAAGACGGGGTCACGGCAGGTCAACGCGTCGCCGTCATGGCCTCCAACCGGCCCGAGTTCCTCGCCGCCGTGCTGGCGATCTGGCGACTGGCCGCCACGGCGGTGCTCATCAGCCCCGCGTGGAAGCGTGACGAGGTGGACCATGCGCTGTCCCTTACCAACCCCGAGCACGCCGTCGGCGACCAACCGGTGCTGGCCGGTCTGATGCCGATGCTGCACATGGACGAGCCGGTCGCGCCCGCGGAGCCGACAGCCGGTGCACCGCCGCCTGCGAGCGACGCGGCGCTGGTGTTCAGTTCCGGCACCACCGGCCTGCCGAAGGCCGTCCGGCACACCCACGCCTCGCTGGATGAGGCGGTGCGGCACTGGCGCCAAGCGCTGCAACTGACCCACCGCGACCGGATCCAGGTTGCGACGCCGCCGTCACACATCCTCGGGCTGTTGAACCTGCTGACCGCCCTGAAGGCCGGCGCCTGCGTGCGGCTGCACCCCCGGTTCGACATCGAGCGGGTGCTGCGCCACATCGAAAGTGACCGCATCACAGTGGAAATGGCGGTCGCCCCCATCGCACTGGCCATCGCGTCGCATCCCGACCTAGAGTCCTATGACCTGTCGTCGCTGCGCTACATCATGTGGGGTGCCACCCCGGTCAACGTCCACGTCGCGCAGACGGTGACCCGGCGCAGCGGAGTCGGGTGGCTTCCGGCCTACGGAACCACGGAATTGCCTGTCGTGGCGTGCAATCCGATCGATGGCCCTCGCCTGGACACCGTTGGGCGGGCGGTGCCCGGCGTCGACGTGCGGGTCGTTTCGCTGGAGACCGGTGAGCCGGTCGGCGCGGGCGAGGTCGGTGAGATCCAGGCCCGGTCGGCATCGCTCATGGCCGGCTACCTCCCGGGCGAGGCGACTTCCGAGGCGGTCCGCGACGGGTGGTACCGCACCGGGGATGTCGGCTGGCTCGACACCGGCGGTTGGCTGCGAATCACCGACCGCCTCAAAGAGATGATCAAAGTGCGCGGTTTCCAGGTCGCCCCCGCCGAAATCGAGACGGTGTTGCACGGTCATCCGGCCGTCAAAGACTGCGCGGTGTTCGGGATTCCGGACGGACTCAACGGCGAAGCCGTGGTGGCCGCGATCGCCGCATCCGAAACCGTTGACACCGCGGCGGTGGCCACCGAATTGACCGCCCGGGTGGACGAAAGACTGGCTTCATACAAACATCTGAGCCGGGTCGTGTTCGTCCCCGACATTCCTCGCCTGCCTTCCGGCAAGGTGCTGCGCCGAGTGCTGAAGGAGCGTTATGGATGTACGTCTGACAGCTGA
- a CDS encoding thiamine pyrophosphate-dependent enzyme — protein MTHTPQTSAALIRDDRLELYRRMWVLRLLDMALEDLRVDGLIDDAPRVEFGQEAVAIGTVAALRPGDLVNASTPQFRHAQQVGLALPLGPAIAEMIGPKRRAGGGAADWKRSLANETALGQSTLFAVGDANTQRLTGEGEVSLCVIGGRDTHSVEFSTAAKIAVHWRLPVVFIVENVRGGSNARRRAYETDAMPMFPVDGRDVVAVADSVAEAVRRASIGDGPALVEAITYQTNHPAAVDPLVFASRQLIAAGGNPKHLCEVERGARHLVAEAMASARALVRARLIPPVPDSKPWSAAS, from the coding sequence ATGACTCACACACCCCAGACTTCGGCGGCCCTGATCCGCGACGACCGGCTGGAGCTGTACCGCCGAATGTGGGTGCTGCGACTGCTCGACATGGCTCTGGAGGACCTGCGCGTCGACGGCCTGATCGACGACGCCCCGCGAGTGGAATTCGGGCAGGAGGCCGTGGCCATCGGGACGGTTGCGGCGCTTAGGCCGGGCGACCTGGTCAACGCCAGCACCCCGCAGTTCCGGCACGCTCAGCAGGTCGGCCTGGCCCTCCCGCTGGGACCGGCCATCGCCGAAATGATCGGCCCCAAGCGCCGCGCCGGCGGCGGGGCCGCCGACTGGAAACGCTCACTGGCTAACGAGACGGCTCTGGGCCAATCGACCCTGTTCGCGGTGGGCGACGCCAACACTCAGCGTCTGACCGGCGAGGGCGAGGTCAGTTTGTGTGTCATCGGTGGCCGCGACACGCACTCCGTCGAGTTCAGCACCGCTGCAAAGATCGCCGTGCATTGGCGGCTACCGGTGGTGTTCATAGTGGAGAACGTCCGCGGTGGATCCAACGCCCGTCGACGCGCCTACGAAACCGACGCGATGCCCATGTTTCCGGTCGACGGCAGGGACGTTGTGGCGGTGGCCGACTCGGTCGCCGAGGCGGTGCGCCGGGCGAGCATCGGCGACGGCCCCGCACTGGTCGAGGCGATCACCTACCAAACGAATCACCCCGCGGCCGTCGACCCGCTGGTCTTCGCCAGTCGGCAGCTGATCGCCGCCGGCGGCAACCCCAAACACCTCTGCGAGGTGGAACGCGGGGCGCGCCACCTGGTGGCCGAGGCCATGGCGTCGGCGAGAGCATTGGTGCGGGCGCGGCTGATTCCGCCGGTGCCAGATTCGAAGCCCTGGTCGGCCGCTAGCTGA
- a CDS encoding DUF4286 family protein: MAKGIILVESRPSSPEREQEYNTWYDEVHLGELVALDGFVSARRLRPVAADGPYVAIYEIEGDDLQAILDNMIANAGQLHMSDALQLDPAPIPRLLETTTECGG, translated from the coding sequence ATGGCCAAGGGCATCATCCTCGTGGAGAGTCGGCCCAGTTCGCCCGAGCGCGAACAGGAGTACAACACCTGGTACGACGAGGTGCACCTCGGTGAGCTCGTAGCGCTGGACGGATTCGTGTCGGCGCGCCGGCTGCGGCCCGTCGCCGCCGACGGACCCTACGTCGCCATCTACGAGATCGAGGGCGACGACCTGCAGGCGATTCTGGACAACATGATCGCCAACGCGGGGCAGCTGCACATGTCGGACGCCCTCCAACTGGACCCGGCGCCGATTCCACGACTGCTCGAAACCACCACGGAGTGCGGCGGCTGA
- a CDS encoding enoyl-CoA hydratase/isomerase family protein, whose protein sequence is MYDMPTEIDVQADGALRIITLNRPDSLNSVNDNLHVGLARLWQRLTDDPTARAAVITGAGRAFSAGGDFTYLEELANDAELRAKTIRDGREIVLGMARCRIPVVAAVNGPAVGLGCSLVALSDIVYIAESAYLADPHVQVGLVAADGGPLTWPLHISLLLAKEFALTGTRISAQRAVELGLANHIAEDPVAEAISSAKKILELPQQAVESTKRVLNIHLERAVLASLDYALSAESQSFVTEDFRANVAKFNAAKKN, encoded by the coding sequence GTGTACGACATGCCTACCGAAATCGACGTTCAGGCCGACGGTGCCCTGCGCATCATCACGCTCAACCGCCCGGATTCGCTCAACTCCGTCAACGACAACCTGCACGTCGGGCTCGCGCGGCTCTGGCAGCGACTCACCGACGACCCCACCGCCCGCGCCGCGGTGATCACCGGTGCCGGCCGGGCGTTCTCGGCCGGTGGCGATTTCACGTACCTGGAGGAGCTGGCGAACGATGCTGAGCTGCGCGCCAAAACCATCCGGGACGGGCGCGAGATCGTGCTGGGCATGGCCCGCTGCCGAATTCCGGTGGTGGCGGCAGTCAACGGCCCCGCCGTCGGGCTGGGCTGCAGCCTTGTGGCGCTCAGCGACATCGTCTACATCGCCGAAAGCGCCTATCTGGCCGACCCGCACGTGCAGGTGGGGCTGGTAGCCGCCGACGGTGGACCGCTGACCTGGCCGCTGCACATCAGTCTGCTGCTGGCCAAGGAATTCGCCCTCACCGGCACCCGGATCAGCGCACAGCGGGCCGTCGAGCTCGGCTTGGCCAATCACATTGCAGAGGACCCGGTTGCGGAGGCGATCTCCAGCGCCAAAAAGATCTTGGAGCTGCCGCAGCAGGCGGTGGAGAGCACCAAGCGGGTGCTCAACATTCATCTGGAGCGGGCCGTGCTCGCCAGTCTGGACTATGCGCTGTCGGCCGAGAGCCAGTCGTTCGTGACCGAGGACTTCCGGGCCAACGTCGCGAAATTCAACGCGGCCAAGAAGAACTGA
- a CDS encoding acyl-CoA dehydrogenase family protein, protein MDVRLTAEQQQLRDAAAKLADDLGPPTVHDLDDQSRITRLDKQIENTGWRSLRSDGASGVEVAIVAEEFGRKLVDTPFLGPVLADDLGRHVGADVSAATVAVDDRVIDARGARRALSLSGGTVRAVDVQVFPRSVDLTRADGTVAGSAETLGEVSPEVAEQWRALALVATTADLVGIARGAHAVATDYAKIREQYGMQIGSYQAIAHLLAESLALIEGSVSVLRHAAWGVDELAPAEAIRAAQIAKVYCARATRTVCETAIQVHGGIGNTWECVAHVYLRRALTSAELWPVALKEINLGLS, encoded by the coding sequence ATGGATGTACGTCTGACAGCTGAACAACAGCAATTGCGCGATGCCGCCGCCAAGCTCGCCGACGATCTCGGGCCGCCGACGGTGCACGATCTCGACGACCAGAGCCGAATCACCCGTCTGGACAAGCAGATCGAGAACACCGGCTGGCGGTCGCTGCGGTCCGACGGTGCCTCCGGTGTGGAGGTGGCCATCGTGGCCGAGGAATTCGGTCGCAAGCTGGTCGACACACCGTTCCTGGGTCCCGTGCTCGCCGACGACCTGGGCCGCCACGTCGGCGCTGACGTATCGGCGGCGACGGTGGCGGTCGACGATCGAGTGATCGATGCCCGCGGCGCCCGGCGCGCCCTGTCGCTGTCGGGCGGCACGGTCCGCGCCGTCGATGTGCAGGTTTTTCCGCGGAGCGTCGACCTCACGCGGGCCGACGGCACTGTCGCGGGATCAGCGGAGACGTTGGGCGAGGTGTCACCCGAGGTCGCCGAACAATGGCGGGCGCTCGCGCTGGTCGCCACGACGGCGGACCTGGTGGGCATCGCCCGCGGCGCCCACGCGGTCGCGACTGACTACGCGAAAATCCGTGAACAGTACGGCATGCAGATCGGGTCGTATCAGGCCATCGCGCACTTGCTGGCCGAAAGCCTTGCGCTGATTGAGGGTTCGGTGAGCGTCCTGCGGCATGCCGCGTGGGGCGTCGACGAGCTGGCCCCCGCCGAGGCCATTCGGGCCGCCCAGATCGCAAAGGTCTACTGCGCGCGCGCCACCCGCACCGTCTGCGAGACGGCCATCCAAGTGCACGGCGGTATCGGCAACACCTGGGAATGCGTCGCGCACGTCTACCTGCGCCGCGCTCTCACATCGGCCGAGCTGTGGCCGGTCGCGTTGAAGGAGATCAATCTTGGACTTTCGTGA